GAAAAAGAATTTGCACAAGGTTTCAATGACCTGTTCATCACGCCCGTGCCGGCCGTACATGTTGGCAAATATGCCTGGATGTTCGAATTGAAGTACGTGACGACGGATGCGAGCGAAGACGCCAAGAACGCGGCCTTCGAGCAAGCCGAAGCGCAACTCGAGCGTTACATGTCGGACCCGAATTTGGTCCCGATGTTGACGCGAGGGCTGGGATTGAAAGCAGGGACGATGCTCTTCGTGGGTGGAAAGGAAGTTGTTTTTCGCGAATACGCCCGAACGAGCGCGTAGGTTGATGCTCGGACGAGCACACTGTCTTCATGCTTGCGTAAAGTCCGAAACACGCGTAGCATGCTCACATGCGAACGCCCCTTGCTTTTTGCGCAGCACTCCTCGCTGCTGGTTGCTCTGATCTCACGCCGATGAACCCCCCGCCGACCGGTTCGAGCTCGTCGGGCAGTGGTGGAAGTGGAGGTGACGCCGGAAGCGGAGGCACGGGCGGAGGTGGCAATGGGGGCGGCGGAAGCGGGGGCGGGCTTGTTTTGGATTGCTCGCCGAAACCAGCGCCCGAATTGCCTCCAGAGACGTTTTGCGATCGCATTGCCGCGGGAGGGCCGGGCAAGCGCGCCATTCACGTCGACCTTTCCGCCGCGCATGCGGGCGTGCGGTTCTTCTCGCCGGTGAACGAATACGCCGACGCCGATCAAGCTTTGGCCGCGGCGCTCTTGCCCCCCGATGCGCTCGATGTCGTGAACTTCGACACCTATGTCAATGCGCTGTCGGGCATTGCGTGTGCATTGCCCGCTGCGGAAACACCGCAACTCGACGCCGCACGCGTCGATATCGTCAATGGCACCGTGGCGCTCGTTCGGCCCGGCCTGGGTCCGGTCGACGTGCCGCCCGACGTGTCGGCGATCGTCGTGGATTTGCGCGATTTGCCCGATGTGCCCAATCTGCGCTCCGTGCTCGATGCCGCCGTTTCCCAAGCGCTCGCGACACCCATTCCGCGCCTGTCCAAACGCGTCAGGCGTCATTATGGAATGACCGACGAGCAATTCACTCCTTTCAATCTTTACAAAAATACGATCGCCGAAATCGCCGACGATCCGATTCCTGCCGCGAGCAACACCGATCGGAAACTTGCGCTCCTTTCAAGTGCGAAACTAGCGCCCGAAGCCGCGGCAATCGCGCTCGCCCTGCGCGTTGCCGAGCGCGCGACGATCGTTGGCGAAGGATTACGAGCAGACGTTGCCGAAGCACGATGGCAAGGCATTGGCAATACGGGAATCGCATACCGAACATCGGATTTGATTTTTGCCGACGGCGCGCGTGTTCCCGATTCGATCCCCGCCGATCGACGAATGGCCGAACCTGCATGCATCGTTCATGAAATCCTCGATTTGGCGGCGCCTTTGCCCATTGAGTCATTACCGGCTGATCGCCCAGAGGAAAAAAATATCGAACCATTCAACAAACGGCAGCCGCCGGTCATCGACCTCGGTACGGCTCGCGCAGCGCTCATCGTCGCTCATGGCGCAGCCCGCGCGTTTTTCCCATACTTCGGCGTCGTGCCCGATATCATCGACGACCGTCTGGTGGAAGCGACCAATCTGCTCGGAACGACCACGCCCGACCGCCTCATGGTGCGAAACGTATTGCGTCGATTCGCCAACGCCCTCGACGACAGCCACACCCTCATCCGCGATTACGTCACCAAACCCGCCGGCTCATTTCCTTCGTACCTCGAATGGATCAATGGCGAGGCCGTCGTGCGTCAAACCCTCGCCGTGGGCGTAAATCCGGGAGACACGCTCACGTCCATCGGTGGCGTACCCGCATCGGAATGGTATGCCACAGAAATGGCTCGCTCGTCGGGAGCTACGGATCCATATCGATTCGTCGTGGCTTCTTACGAAGTCCAGCGGCTCATGGGGCCCATCGAGCTGGGACTTCGCGATGTCAATGGAGTCACCAAGACGCTCAATTTTCAGCCGCAGTCCATGGCCGATTTCGGCGCCGTTGGTTTTACCCCCACGCTGCGCCCCGCCGGTTGGCTAAGCGATCTCGGAGCACCGAAGCTTTATTATATCAACCTGACCGGCGAAGTGCTCTACGACATGAACGATTTTCACGTGGCTCTCACGGAAGCCCAAACCGCTGACGGCTTGATCCTCGACATGCGAGGTTTTCCCGGTATCGATTTGTCCGAAGTGGCGTCTCGGTTGATTCCGGCACCGTGGTCCGGCGCCATCTTCCGCATTGCAATGCGCACCGGCCCCGACGATGTCGCCATCGACGAATTCGCCGACAAATTCGAGCCGCTCGATATGCCTTCGTACGGCGGTCCCATTGCGCTCCTCGTCGGAAATGGCTCGCTCTCCGCAGCCGAGCATTTCTCGCTCGCGCTGGTCGATGCCAAACGCGTCACGGTCGTTGGTCGAACGACGGCGGGCACCGATGGCAACATCACGGGCGTGCAATTGCCTGGCCAATTCGCCATGTCGTTCACGGGCATGGACGTTCGTCACGCCGACGCGCAGAAGAGCGTTTTTCATGGCGTGGGAATCGTCCCCGACATCGACGTCACGCTCACGGCCCAAGCATTTGCCGATGGAGTCGATCCCGAGATCGAAGCAGCCATCGGCCATTTGCTCATGGGCCCCTGATTCGGACGATTGCTCCGGCTCGTGCTGTGACGAAGCTCACGGACACACCAAGAGCACGTTTTGTCCTAGACCAATCGGTCTAGACTGGTTAGTCTAGGGGCGAACGGAAGGGAGAGCCATGGCCGCTCCACAGCTACCGATTGGTTTTTTGCGCTTTCACGACGACGATTTCGTCAACTACCAGCTCAACCGCGCGTATGCGCTCGGCACGTTGCCTCGAACCGTGGCTGAACGAGGGGCTGCGCGCATTCGGGGGCCCGAGGACGTTCCCGAAGTATTCGGTGCGCTTGCGGACGAGGCCGAACGCGAAGCGCGGTGGACCGAGGCGGCCGGGTGTGCGCGAGTTGCGGAATTTTTCACGTTGCGCCCGTCGGAGGCGCAGGTGGCCGCGTATGAACGATATCGCGCGCTTTGGGACCAATCTGTCGAAGACGAGGAGGTGACGCGACACGAAGTGCCTTATGAAGGCGGCTATTTGTCGGCGCTCACGCGTCCCGCGGTCGGGGAGCGTCGAGGTACGGTGTTGTTTTTTGGGGGATTCGATTCGGTCATCGAAGAGTTTTTTCCGATATGGCGAGGCCTGTCCGAAGCTGGATTCGATGTCATTGCATTCGATGGTCCCGGCCAAGGAGGCGCTCGGACGTTGCACGACGTTCCGCATACGCACGATTGGGAGCGTCCGGTGGCGGCGGTGCTCGATCATTTCGGCATCGAGCGCGCGGCGCTCGTGGGCATGTCCATGGGCGGGTATTGGGCGATTCGCGCGGCTTCTCGGGAACCTCGGATTGTCGCCGTCGTGGCTTGGGCAGCGGTGTACGATTGGCTTGCCAGGTTTCCGCGGTTCGTGGGAGCATTCGTTCGTCGCATGATTGGCTGGACGAAATTCATGAATACGACGATTCGCTGGAGGATGCGCCTGTTTCCCATTCTTCGGCACGTCGTGGCGCAGGCGAATTGGATGACGCGCTCATCGGAGCCTGTCCAAGCTGCGCGGTGGTTTTTGGGCATGAATGCCGAGCACCAGGGCTCGGAGCGAGTCACGGTGCCGACGCTCATTTTTGCAGGCGAACATGATCGATTTCAGCCGCTCGCGCTGGCCAAGCTTCAAGAGCGGGCGCTGACTGGAGCGCCGGTGACGATGCGGGTATTCACGGCTGCCGAGAACGCAGACCAGCATTGTCAAATGGGGAATTTGCCATTGGCGACGGCGGAGCTTTGCGATTGGCTTGGCAAGACGATGGGTGCGGACACGCGGGAACGCGCTGCATGAGCTTTCGAGAAAGTTTTCAGCACCGCGAAAAGCTGCTCGCTGCAGCGATTGAAGCATTCGTCGGTTCCGGCTTCGAGGGCGCGTCGATCAATGCAATTCTGACGACGGCGGGGATGAGCAAGGGCCAATTTTATCATCATTTTCGCGACAAGGAGGATTTGTACTTCGGCGTCTGTGAAGCGATGCTCGATCGCAAACGCGCGTTTTTCGAAGCGCATCCGGTGCCGATTTCGGACGATCCGTTCGAAGCAATTGGCAATCAGCTCCGGGCGGGGATTGCATTTGCGAAGGCGAATCCGGACATCGACGCGTTCGGGCGAGCGTTTTTGCGAGAGCGAGGTCGCCCCATTTTCACGGCTGCATTGCGGAAATTCTCGCTTGCGGATCATTCGGGCTTGCGCGACGTGCTGGCGCGAGGATTCGCGAGGGGAGCATTCCATTCGGGATTTTCGCCGCGATTCGTCGTTCGGGCGATGAGCGCGGTGCTCACGGTCGTGGACGATTTGCTCGACGCGGACAATCCGGAAGCATTCGAGGAGGGGCTATCCGAGCTGGTTATGTTTTTGCGTCGAGGGCTCGGCGCGGGCGGGAGTACGTGCTCGGCGCGCTAGCTTTTCCTGGACATTCGCTGTCAAGCTTTCCCGAAATGGGCGAGCAACGCTTCGAGCACGGCGGGTTCTTCGGCTTCGTTGAAATGGCGACGTCCCGGCACGTGGACGATTTCGGCGCCAAAGCGGTCTTTCCACGCGGCCGCATTCGCCACATGATCGGCCGTGAAGGGGTCGTTGTCCGACAGGACGACAGCTATTTTGCCTGCGCGCGCTCGAATGGCGGCATCATCGAGCGGCGTGTCCATCCACGGACGAATCATCTCCCAGGGTTTGTCGACTCCAAACCAGCCGGCTACGCACAAGACGCCCGCCACGCGAGCTCCTTCGGGCAAGGTCGCAAGAAAGCGCAACACGGCCTGACAACCGACGCTGTGCCCGAGCAGCACGGTTTCGGAGAGCGTTTTGGCATCCGCTCCGACGACTTCGCGAATTCGCCCGGTCCAGGCGGCGATCGTCGGCGTCCCCGGATCGGGCATTTCGGGGCTGAGTATCTCGTCGAACGCAGTGGGCGATAGAGACGCAAGCGACGCACGGAGCCACGGATAAAAATCCTTTTCCGGTCCGCCGCTCCAGCGAGGGATGATGCAAAGTCGTTTCATGTTCGTCCTTTTTGAGAGATGAAGGCGGTACGTCCCAGGTCACACTTTCGACGTTCACGCCCATTCGTTATCGATGTCGAGTAAGTCCACGTCCGGAAAACCATGGCGCGCAATCAGCTCCTCGCGCGAAAACACGCGTTGTCGAGGGTCGATGATTTGCGCGAGGATGTCGTCGATCTCGCGCACGCTTTTCTGCAAGGCCTGAATCACGGGCTGCATTGCATTCATCGCGCAGACATACCCATCGCTCGCTACGAGCACGCTGCCGTTGTAGTCGATCACGCCTTCGCAAGCCATGCGGAATGCGAGTATGCTCGACCAGATATCCCGGATCTCGTCCGCCCGGTACATGGGCACTCCGTCCACGATCGCCCTTTCGCTATCGAAGTGCGGCGGCCAGTAGGGCTTCAGGAGTAGCAGGATCGCTCGATGGTCGGTCGAACTGCGTTGCATCAAGAAATAGCCCTGGAAGAAAAACTCGAAGGACGTCGACTGCCGATAGAAATCAAGCCCCGTCCCTTCTCGCCAGGAGCCCGAGGGGCCTTGTATGCTCACGTGCTCTTGTTCCAGCGCATTCAGATGCTCGACGTGCGGCGGCCGCGAGCACGGAAGCAGTTCGAAGGCACGCAGCAACGCCTCGAGCTGCCGATGGCGGTACAGCCGAGGGGGGTTGTCCTTGACGGCTTCCTCCGTACGTTCACCGCTATCAGGAACCATACGCGCGAAGTCGAGGCACCGCGCCAGGATGGAATACGCCGAGCAGGTTTGCTCGTCCCGGTAATCGGTGGGATACGCCGGAGCCTTGGTTTGAGGCTCATCTGTCCGAGTGTTTCCCATGTTCTGGAACTGATAACACGTTTCCTTCTCGAAGGGCACGCGTTCGGCGTAGCATGATGCTTCGCCGCGGCACCGAGTGAAGGACAGACAATGTCCCATCTTGGCGACGTTCAGCATTGAGATGCCGAGAATACCGCTGATACGGTCGATTGCATGCCGACGAAGTCGAAGCAAGCTGTACCGGAGACGGCTTCGGATCCCCCTTCAGCCAGGTCCCCGGTCGTCGAGGATCCGGTATACGAGGACGAGCATGAGGAACGGATTGCGATCCAGGAGGAATCGCGCGGGAGGTATGACGGTATCGAGTCCGCCTTTCCGGCAGTCGACAAAAAGAGCGTTGAAAAGCTCGAGCCGAACGCAGGAGAATGAAGTTCAGAACGAGCCGTGCTCGGTTCGCACTTGATTACCCTAGGATTTGTGCTGGTATCAAATCACCCACCATTCACTTGTTCCCCGAGCAAGCTCACGAGACGCTTGCGGCCATCGGCCCCAACCGCACCCTCCGCGGAAAACAAAACCCGACCATCTCGCCCGATGAGAATCACGTTGCTCACGCCGCGCTTGATGGAATACGCCTTGCGAAACCCCCCATCCCAATCGCAATAAATCGTCGTCTTCTGCTTCTTGGATTCTTCGCGGATCGCGTCCTTGACAAACCCCTTCGCCGGCCACCAATTGTACGAGCTCACGTCGGCAATGGCTGCGAGCGCAATGGCACTCTTGTACTTGTCGCCCTTCGCGAGCTTCGACAAATCGTCCTTCAGCGCCTGATTCTGCTTCGCCGAATCCTTATCCTCGTACACGATCAAAATGGGCTTGCCTTGCAGCGACTTCATCTGCAGCGCTCTCCCATCCGCATCCTCCACGCGCGCATTCGGCGCAGTCACTCCTTCTTTGAGCACCGCCAAGGATGGACTCGGAATGAGCGCCGTTGCAAGGGCGGCTGTGGCAACGAACTTCGAAGTTTTTCCGCTTGAACCCATCGAGATCCTCCATCGGGCGACGTGGCGTCCTGTTCGTGTACATCCTTTGTACAATGTTTGGAAAGCTTGGTCAACCTTTGTTTCGTCTTCGACGCCGTTTTCCGGAAACGGGCGGTGGTGGTGGTCGAGGTGGTCGGGCGTTGGTGCACGGGCTTGACAGGTCGACGAGCGTGCAAAGATTGGCCCGCGCTGCCGGACATGACCAGAGGCTCTCCGATCGAGACGATCGAGCGCTCTAGGCGTTGTTTACCGAATGCATCCGACGGTCGAGTCGTGGGGGCAGGTGTTCCCTCGCGTCGGAGTGCGGGCCTGTGAAAGGCCTCGGGGCAGGAGTTTGTCAAAAACGCACGGAGGCAATCATGATGACGACGCGGATCAGTGATGTGGACAGGACGTTTGCGGCCATGGATGAGCTCCGCCGCCGGATGGAGCGGGTTTTCGACGAGTACGATGGTCGCGCGGGTCAAGGTGCTGCACGGGCGTTTTTCGAGCCGTTCGAGTTTGGATTTCAGCAGCGGCCGGTCGCCACGTGGCCTCGAGTTTCCGTCTACGACACGGGCTCGGCGCTGGTGCTGTACGCCGAAGTGCCTGGATTGAAGGAATCGGACATCAAGATTGAAGTTGCGCAGGACGTGCTTTCGCTTTCGGGTGAACGCAAAGCCGACGCTCCCGAGGGGTATGCGGTGCATCGACGTGAGCGGCCGCCGGTGAAGTTTGCACGCAGTTTGGCGCTGCCGTGCAAGGTGGATGTCGAGAAGGCGACGGCAACGGTTGCCGATGGAATCCTCGCGTTGACATTGCCGAAATCGCCGGAAGCGCGGCCTCGGCAGATTACGGTGAAAGCAGCGTCGTGAGGGACGGACGACCAAGCAAGGGAGATCGAGCCATGAATACGGAAACCAATACGACCAAGCGTGAGTCCATTGCTCAGAACGCCGACGCGCGCCGCACGATTGCTCCTGCCGTCGACGTGTACGAAAACAAGGAAGAAGTGTTGCTCGTCGCGGATGTGCCCGGCGTGCGCCCGGACGACATCGATATTCGATTCGAGCGGGGCGAGCTGACGCTGACGGGTCGTCGGGCGAAGACACCCGAGGGCAGTGTTCTTGCGGCCGAGCAACGATTCTTCGATTTCCAGCGGACGTTCACGGTGCCGCAGAGCATTCAGGCCGACGCGATCAACGCCGAGGTCGCGCACGGCGTGCTCAAGATTCACCTGCCCAAGGTGTCGGCGCAAAAGCCGCGACAAATTGCGGTCAAAGCGTCGTGATGGATGGCGAGTCGCACCTCACCCCCCCAACCCCCTCTCCAACTCAGCTTCGCTTCGTGGAGAGGGGGAGAAGAGAGAAGATAAGTTGTTCAACGCTCTTTCTCCCCCCTCTCCACGCAGCATTGCGGAGCAATGCGAAGTTGGAGAGGGGGGTCGGGGGGGTGAGGTGCGAGAGCGTGACAGCGCCATATAGGTCTACGCTTCTGCCCCCCATACCCCCCGAATGACCTTCTCCAAATTCCTCGTCGAACCACACAAATTCCCATTTCAGTCGCGCCGCGAGAGGTGTAAGCTCCGTGGATCATGCGTCCCCGTAGCGCTCTTTCGTTGATCTTCGCGTTCGCCCTTTCCCAAGCCGTCATGAGTTGCGGGCCGGGTCCGACGATCGTATCGGGGCCGCAGTCCGCTTCCTTTGGCGAACCTGGTGGAAAAGCACAGGCACCGCCAGCCGCGATTCCCGTCGTCGATGTGCGTTGGGAAGAACAGCCCGTCGAAGTGCGATTGGCCGTTGCGACGAGCGAACGTGCAGCACCGGCAACGCTCACGTCACCCGATGGCGTGGGTCTCGAAATCGCGTCGATGGCAGTTTCGGGTGTCGTCCAAGACCCGCTGGCGTTTACTGAATTACGGTTTACGTTCAAAAACCCCGATGCTCGTACGATCGAAGGGCGATTCGAGGTCGTATTGCCTCCAGGCGCGACGATCAGCCGTTTTGCCATGCGTAATGCGGACGGTTGGCAAGAAGGCGAAGTCGTGGAGCAACAAGCGGCACGTGCAGCGTACGAAGATTTTTTGCATCGACGAGCGGATCCGGCGTTGCTCGAAAAACAAGCGGGCAATCGTTTTCAGGCGCGGGTTTTCCCCATTCCAGCATCCGG
This window of the Polyangiaceae bacterium genome carries:
- a CDS encoding TetR/AcrR family transcriptional regulator, with the protein product MSFRESFQHREKLLAAAIEAFVGSGFEGASINAILTTAGMSKGQFYHHFRDKEDLYFGVCEAMLDRKRAFFEAHPVPISDDPFEAIGNQLRAGIAFAKANPDIDAFGRAFLRERGRPIFTAALRKFSLADHSGLRDVLARGFARGAFHSGFSPRFVVRAMSAVLTVVDDLLDADNPEAFEEGLSELVMFLRRGLGAGGSTCSAR
- a CDS encoding Hsp20/alpha crystallin family protein, whose translation is MTTRISDVDRTFAAMDELRRRMERVFDEYDGRAGQGAARAFFEPFEFGFQQRPVATWPRVSVYDTGSALVLYAEVPGLKESDIKIEVAQDVLSLSGERKADAPEGYAVHRRERPPVKFARSLALPCKVDVEKATATVADGILALTLPKSPEARPRQITVKAAS
- a CDS encoding alpha/beta hydrolase; this translates as MKRLCIIPRWSGGPEKDFYPWLRASLASLSPTAFDEILSPEMPDPGTPTIAAWTGRIREVVGADAKTLSETVLLGHSVGCQAVLRFLATLPEGARVAGVLCVAGWFGVDKPWEMIRPWMDTPLDDAAIRARAGKIAVVLSDNDPFTADHVANAAAWKDRFGAEIVHVPGRRHFNEAEEPAVLEALLAHFGKA
- a CDS encoding alpha/beta fold hydrolase, yielding MAAPQLPIGFLRFHDDDFVNYQLNRAYALGTLPRTVAERGAARIRGPEDVPEVFGALADEAEREARWTEAAGCARVAEFFTLRPSEAQVAAYERYRALWDQSVEDEEVTRHEVPYEGGYLSALTRPAVGERRGTVLFFGGFDSVIEEFFPIWRGLSEAGFDVIAFDGPGQGGARTLHDVPHTHDWERPVAAVLDHFGIERAALVGMSMGGYWAIRAASREPRIVAVVAWAAVYDWLARFPRFVGAFVRRMIGWTKFMNTTIRWRMRLFPILRHVVAQANWMTRSSEPVQAARWFLGMNAEHQGSERVTVPTLIFAGEHDRFQPLALAKLQERALTGAPVTMRVFTAAENADQHCQMGNLPLATAELCDWLGKTMGADTRERAA
- a CDS encoding peptidase S41, with the translated sequence MRTPLAFCAALLAAGCSDLTPMNPPPTGSSSSGSGGSGGDAGSGGTGGGGNGGGGSGGGLVLDCSPKPAPELPPETFCDRIAAGGPGKRAIHVDLSAAHAGVRFFSPVNEYADADQALAAALLPPDALDVVNFDTYVNALSGIACALPAAETPQLDAARVDIVNGTVALVRPGLGPVDVPPDVSAIVVDLRDLPDVPNLRSVLDAAVSQALATPIPRLSKRVRRHYGMTDEQFTPFNLYKNTIAEIADDPIPAASNTDRKLALLSSAKLAPEAAAIALALRVAERATIVGEGLRADVAEARWQGIGNTGIAYRTSDLIFADGARVPDSIPADRRMAEPACIVHEILDLAAPLPIESLPADRPEEKNIEPFNKRQPPVIDLGTARAALIVAHGAARAFFPYFGVVPDIIDDRLVEATNLLGTTTPDRLMVRNVLRRFANALDDSHTLIRDYVTKPAGSFPSYLEWINGEAVVRQTLAVGVNPGDTLTSIGGVPASEWYATEMARSSGATDPYRFVVASYEVQRLMGPIELGLRDVNGVTKTLNFQPQSMADFGAVGFTPTLRPAGWLSDLGAPKLYYINLTGEVLYDMNDFHVALTEAQTADGLILDMRGFPGIDLSEVASRLIPAPWSGAIFRIAMRTGPDDVAIDEFADKFEPLDMPSYGGPIALLVGNGSLSAAEHFSLALVDAKRVTVVGRTTAGTDGNITGVQLPGQFAMSFTGMDVRHADAQKSVFHGVGIVPDIDVTLTAQAFADGVDPEIEAAIGHLLMGP
- a CDS encoding Hsp20/alpha crystallin family protein, whose translation is MNTETNTTKRESIAQNADARRTIAPAVDVYENKEEVLLVADVPGVRPDDIDIRFERGELTLTGRRAKTPEGSVLAAEQRFFDFQRTFTVPQSIQADAINAEVAHGVLKIHLPKVSAQKPRQIAVKAS